The stretch of DNA TTCTCGGAGCACAATATCCAGGCGAGCCTTTTTTTTTGAAAGACGATAATGTGTAATTTGATAGATATTTAGTAGGTGTTTTTAGGCAGCTCGAGTGACCACATCAAAGCTCCATCGTCGTCTCGTCAAGTGACGCTTGTAAATGTTGTATGCGTTGAGCTTGCAAGCAAATTTTTTTTGTAATCGCTCGAAACAATGTCCTTAATAAAGATTTTAGTACTTTTAAACATGGGAGATAGAGGCTTAAATGTAATCAACAGAACTTATTAGATATATGACGAGTTCAACTAGCAATCAAACCTACAATTTCCTGGGGAATGATAAGAGCAATGATGCATATATACAGCTGGTCGACTTTCTTAACATAACTAACAAATCTTTAACAAGAAACTCACACAATGCAAAAAACGATACACCgccacagcagtaactgtattcaactgaatagacgtcagtgattggttgaaattatcgaaataagacaacttttaacatgaaataacttcgaatacaaaatttatctgttctataacacaaaatatacaagtatacgaagtttgaaagtgtttcggtaccaagaacactacataaatgaaaaatgttgcccgtcaaaccaaaaagatccgtaGTATGTATTCACAGCCAACACAAAACTcagcccccacacacacacacatacgcgcgcNNNNNNNNNNTATAAATTTGCAtgtgcactgactccaaatactgcacatatatccacatacatgcaaaaatatcctcTCTATGTAGACCCCATAGCAGTGCATggacacctgttttttttttttttgtttttttttcgttttaaacACTTATGagttgaaaggagagagaaataccTACAAATATTTTTCGTGGTTTCTTTTTGCTACATTGATAGACTATAAATAAAGTTAACTGCCCATTCAGTGGAACAGAGTAAAAACCAAAGGTAGAAGCCGGAAAAATCGTGAGTGGGATGAGCTGCTATTTGTTTTACGGTCGTTTCTGAAATGTTCGCTAGCTTTACACGTTTGCATTgtgtacaaatgtaaacatggAAGATATGTTAAGTACAGTGATCGAATGTGCCAACTTCGCGGCTATTAAACACAAAAACCAAAAACGTAAAGACGTGGAAGGAACACCGTACATAAACCATCCAATaggtattcatttttttttaaatgtaaggcTGGCAAGATCTAAGAGCCTTACTTTATAGAACTGCGGGATGACTTGCACCTAATAGAACAATTATTTCCCTTTAGgtgttgagttcaaatcatgctgtgGTTGATGTTTATACTATTCTTAGACCCAAAATATGTGATTTTGTACCTAATCTCGTCAGTAAGCTGCCGATAAGCCAAGAATAACGAGCAATTTCAATATATGATCGAAGCTATGGCATTTAATTCATGTCTTTACGAAACCAAGTTCAATCGGAAAATCCCATACCTGTTTCTTTTGAAGTACGAGCCCTTCATTTTCAGAAATGTgtactttgttttgcttttctgctTTCTGAAATGTTGGTTAGCTTAACCTGATTGTAagcttaattatattattattaattgaatcCACGTGCTTTGTCAAAAGACAAATTTAAGATCGGCAGCAAAACTGAACTTGCCTTAGTTTCGCACACAGTTGTTGTGTCTATCAGTTTAAGGAGTTTTACTTGATGGACCTTAAGATATAAGTTCAGTTTTTCATTACTAACGGTAAATACGTAGAAAGTAACTAAGAAGACAATATGCATATTATGATTAAAGAAACTTACAGGAGAATTTTGTCAACTATCAAAATAacagagttatgtcccttcaaTTAATGCCGCTTTCCTGTTTTGCGCGAAAGTACTGGAAATGATTTTTCTTATGGTAGTCGCCCAGAAGGCCGTGTTTCTCATAGCTGGCTTATATCAGGTTCATGGTTGATTATTAGGATAGTAACTTAACACTAATTTCTTTCCCAAAGATAAATGGTTTaagtttaattattatttagaCAAGGCTGCAACTGGTGCCCTCAGCTAAGCCAGTCTTCCAAACATCTTGTTAGCATCCAGTAATTTCTGCTTCTATATTTTAGAGTCCAGCGTTCACAGCCATATAGTAACATAAACTCTACAGCTGAATACGAGAAGCTGGGATTAATATGTCCATTCACTGGCTATGCCATTCAAAGTCTTTCATGCAAAATTCCTTTCTCACTTTGAGGTTTTGCTCAGGTATCTGAAGTCTTTGATTTCCATTTGAGTAGCACTCCAGTTGTCATTAGTGGTGCACGGCCTTGGAATACGTTGTAAGTGATGACCTTGGTTTTCATCACTTTAATCAAAGACCAACCTCCACTCTGCTCAAGAGCTGAGCTTGCTTCTTATGGTCAAACAGCAGGCTGATGATGTTTGCATAGTCCACAtccggaggcgcaatggcccagtggttagggcagcagactcgcggtttcgcttcccagaccgggcgttgtgagtgtttattgagcgaaaacacctgaggctccggcaggggatggtggcgaaccctgctgtactctttcaccacaactttgtctcactcttacttcctgtttctgttgcacctgtaattcaaagggtcagccttgtcacgctgaatctccccgagaactacgttaagggtacacgtgtctgtggaatgctcagccacttgcacgttaatttcacaagcaatgTTCCTATTCACATTTATTGATAGCCTCCAAGTGTATAATCCAGGACTATGATGAAAAAGGAGAAGGGCATGAGAGTGTCTCCTTGCAATATTTATACCaggataattaataatatttcatttaaccAGCAACTACAAGAATcagttttagatatttttctgCATTTCTTCTATGTTCTTATCAAAATATAGCTGCATTGTAGCTTGTCAAAGTTATAGCAAACAAATTGTTaatatacagaagtatatatttgttgacagaaaaatagcattgtttaaaattaaataaatataaactgccatttaaatgataaacaataGATCAGTTGATGTCAGCATATTTGAAGTTTGGATATTACAATAGTACGATAGCTGGAACAGTCAGACTATCCTCGGGTGATGGTAGCAAAATGTGTCAGAAGCAACATattattcattgattaatattattttctttcccactgcttatttcttatttcaagcTCTTTGTTACTCTAGTCCTTAATGTGCATAGATCGACCTATTATTCATTAAGATTaggctgtttttttaattttcttacagTTCACTAATAACCCAGAACATAATATATAACAAGTTCAAAAAATGGTAtacattatttagtttattgtaAGGAAGAGGAGAAATCCAATGTTTCTGACCGAACCTCATCTCACTTCTTTCTCACAGCAAACtaaggcatatggctcagtggttagagcatcaggctcataatcatgaggtagtgagttcagttcctggactggcctgtgtgttgtgttcttggagttgcaacatcactggtgccaagctgtatcagcctttgcctttcccttggataacatctgtggtgtggagagggaaggctggtatgcatggacaacttatgccttggaggggaactttctaggtgcaatcccatggtcattcatgaaggAAGGGGTTCCTTCTTATTGTAGCCATGACACCATATGCCAAATCCTCACTGATTTCATGAACAGAGATCTCAAAAGCATCTTCCAATGGGGATATACCAACCTTGTCCGTCTATCATAAAACAGGAACAAAAATGCTACACATATCACGAAAACAgtgtgtgttccccccccccccctagtCATGAGCAGCACTCAGCTAGCATCTTCATGATTGTTCCAAATGCTAGGTCTCACTATTTCCAAGGATCTCTTCTGAAGAAAGCACCTCCTTACAATAGCTAGTATTATATCCCAACAACCAACCTTTCACCTCCAACAATTATTAATGCTGTCTAAAATTAGGGTCCCTAATTTGCTGCTGGTGTACTCCTGTTTATTCtgaccaatatatatttattacaatttgTACATTTGATACAGTAAATAAAAAATCCCTCTGGTGGtgttttaaatctaaaaataataagGTAGATCAGTTGGTCAAAATTTTTGGGTAATGGAGTCTTTAAAGTCAACAGATATTTTAGTCATTTCAGATGGAAATATTAAGTGTGATCAAGTGATTCTGATATATTTATTAAGAGTTTTTGTTCTTGACATTTGTTAGGTTTTATACTTCTTACAAGTAGCCTATTtctattaagaatatatattcaaaatgcatATTGATTTTGCATTCTATTTGTCACTTAGGCGTGTCCTACATATTGACCAACGAAGCAGGTATTACTGACCCACTAGTCATCCAGGTAATCacttgattttttgtttgtttattttaatatattttccagaacttgtgtgtgtgtgtgtgtatatatgtatatcatatatatatatatatatatatatatgataatgaatTNNNNNNNNNNNNNNNNNNNNNNNNNNNNNNNNNNNNNNNNNNNNNNNNNNNNNNNNNNNNNNNNNNNNNNNNNNNNNNNNNNNNNNNNNNNNNNNNNNNNNNNNNNNNNNNNNNNNNNNNNNNNNNNNNNNNNNNNNNNNNNNNNNNNNNNNNNNNNNNNNNNNNNNNNNNNNNNNNNNNNNNNNNNNNNNNNNNNNNNNNNNNNNNNNNNNNNNNNNNNNNNNNNNNNNNNNNNNNNNNNNNNNNNNNNNNNNNNNNNGTATATAAGGTAGAAAGTATGGTGAGTGATTACATGTGGttgaatatatacagaaaaaaaataagattaaaaaacacagatttgttttacaagcctaaaaaatatattagaatcataattgcaaaagtattatacaatattgtacaaaataagaattttttcttCCAACATAATAACCTGTTTCACTATCGCTTTTCAAATTAAGAGTTTTGGATGAATTTCCTAATTAGACATTCAGAAATTCATCCAAAACTCAAAATTTGAAAAGTGATAGTGAACCAGTTATtatgttggaagaaaaaaaatcttattttgtacAATATTGTATAATACTTTTGCTATTagattctaatatattctttaggcttgtaaaacaaatctgtgtcttttcatcttatttctttccgtatatatgcatatatttatacacacacacacaaatatatatcaaagaccacatatatacatatttgttttgcaagatttttgatgtgaaatcgtgtgttgaaaatggctgatagttagcaaggtgagacacacataagaaagaagaaagcaaaggaccactgatgaggtcacagaagtgtgacgaaagaactctggccgaaataggattaatgtaatataatgtaatataaagctgaagcaaattaacataaatatacagtgcgtgtgtttttattggctaaactggcaatatgaccatccccaagtacaacaaccacatatatatttctttctttgcaggCAGCACTGCTTCATGACACAGTAGAAGATACAGACACCACTCTGCAAGAAATTGAGGACCATTTTGGTAAAGAAGTGGCAGGTAAAGTTCTATACTCAGTTTACCACTACTTGATTACCTGCTGGAAGAGATTAATATCACTCATGCTAAAACTGATTCTTTGACAATTCCCATCAGAAGGCCAGTACCTCTTTTCTGTCACACATTGTTTCTTATGCTgtctaatattgtttatattagaaCCATAACagttaacgtctgctttccatgctggcaaaaggtttgactggaactggaaagccggagaactgcaccaggttccagtttgattttggcttcgtttctatggctggatgcctttcctgacaccaaccactccaagagtgtagttggtgccttttatgtatcacCAGCGTGGCTACTTTTACATCTCACCAGTATGagtacttttacgtgtcaccaccATGAGTACGTTTACGTGTCATcttcatgggtgcttttacatctCACCAGCATGAGTACTTTTATGAGTCATCAGCATGAGTACTTTTACGTGTTACTAGTATGAGTGCCTTTACGTGTCAcaagcatgggtgcatttatgtttCACCAGCACTGATCCCAagacttggcttgatgagtcttttcaagcacagtaaATTGCTAAGGGTCACGATCACTTGTcgttgcctccatgagacccaatacTCAAAGGTCATGCTTCCCCACCATGTCCCAtgtcttccacatgttccctccacagattgagattggcacttctttaggcagctgttctcatccatatgcaccTCATAACCATATCAGTGTAGTTGCCTCTTTTGCACACATCTCTTATACTCTTatactcaatttttctctcaagacacttacagCCTGTttcgcacatgcacgcacacacgcacactactgCTTGTTATTATgggttgagatatatataaatgatttaacaaGAGTGACAGTGAGTTTGAAGTTTCAGCCTGCTTGTCTTCATTGAACAGCccaatgatatcatcatcatcatcatcatcatcatttaatgtccatgttcaaTGCCAGCATGTgtgggatggtaccacaagagttgaccaggccaaagcctgcaccagagtgggggggggcagtcgattagatcgaccccagtatgcaactggtactcaatttatcgacctcaaaaggatgaaaggcaaagtcggcctcagcagaatttgaacccagaacgtaaagacaattgaaatactgctaagcatttcgcccggcatactaatgtttctgtcagctcaccgccttatatcacatttatattatatacacactggtacatttgacatacatacaagcatactcacacaccatacacatgcaaacacaaacatatagatacttatgcacacatacacatctttacGCATAAGCATTTACACAGAcaaaccttacacacacacacacacatacacacacacacacacacacacacacagtgacacaagcttatgtacacacacatacacatacactgagacaagcttgcacacacacacacacacacacacacatcacacacacacatcacacacatatgcacagaaatATTATTGACCACCTGACACAGATACATGCAGAAAGATATGTGAAAAATATGTCAGTGTTCTGTGTGCAATGACATGTTTCTGtaaattattttcacattatttataaaataccaGCTTGTCACTATTGTTGATTTAATttttagtggtttggtaaaagaaggGAGAACAACTTCCataagagggagagaaggaggaagttGTCCTCAAATTGGATGGGGGCCTTGTacaaatgcttgcaatagagtggaAAAAACCTGAGGTTCAAGTGAGGGTGTTAAACCATGTGATGGTTGAAGTCtagttcaatgtaatcaacagttactactcatatttgccagctgagtgaactggagcaatgtgaaatgaagtgtcttgctaaTAAACATTTATTAGTAAGTAGGACTATACCTTTTAAtatagttctgtatttaagagatgaggaattatgggcattattctgagttcgattccaggcagtgacctgaataataataataataacatcgaaaaataccttaggaatgagaacccaggtttgaaatttccccaagacacctgatgaagactggagggtatatcagctgaaacgtgttagcaacaaacaagatatatatttatatacacacatataaatatatccttatatatatatatatatatatatatatatatacagatacagacacatacacacacaaaacatacataaacacacaaatatgcaattCAGGCATACTTGCATATGGCAATGTTTTGCagagttttcctttaccaaattcaATCTAGTAGTAATGTGTAGTAacatgcccaatgtgccatgtgAAACCAAATTCAAAACCATGTCATTGCAAATTCTTAACCACAAGTCCCTGAAGGTGCTTGTATACCTTGTAATAcctttatctatctctcactgtctcttttctctcttttgttgacAGGAATTGTTGCTGAAGTAACAGATGACAAAAGTCTAGCGAAGGCAGAACGTAAGAAACTGCAAATCGAACATGCAAAGACTAGCAGCCACCGTGCAAAGTTGGTGAAACTGGCAGACAAACTATACAACCTTCGTGATTTGAACCGAAGTACACCAGTTGGCTGGACTGAAGAAAGGGTCCAACAGTATTTTGTGTGGGCAAAGAAAGTTGTCAGAAATCTTGCTGGGACCAATGAACCAATGGAGAAGGCACTTGATATTATTTTccaagaaagaaatatatctgaATTGGAGTTACTGAATTGATGGACTGGTGACTGCGGGAAAGGTTCAAAGTGCTGGACATACTGACCACAGAGTCAGTTAATAGGAACAGACAATGCTATTATCTTcttaataataaatgcaatatCCAGCAAGGACCATATTATGTCCTCTACAAATGCTACCATTTGTCTTACAACCTTTGGTGATGATCAGATAGTGGGTAAGGATGAATTCATGATGATAGATGAACACTGCAGAAACAGACACTTTGATTTTACAATGTTTTGTAAAATCTTTCATAGTTATCTGACATATATTATCTTGCTAATGTTTGTTTATGAGAggcaaaaaaaaactatttaaaaccCAAACATGTACTGATCCCTATATACTGGAGTATCATTCATAGGTTTAAGATTATGTTACTATTCACtccacagatgcacacacacacatacatttattttcaaagaCAAATTGACATCCATAAAAAAAATGACAGTCATCACATGATAAGAAAGCCTTCCTATATTAATATCTTTCAGCCATTTGCTCACATTTGATTTGTGTCTTTTAGAATTACTACAACAGTCTTTGTTCCATTGAACTTATTGACTTCTTACTACCTCTGTTTTATACCATCTGCTTTACCTGTTTTATTGCCTTTACTCTGCCTCAGTTCCAACAAGCCTTCTGAGATATTGCTCAtcatatattaacccttttgttatcatatttctgttgagatgctctgtgtttttttacaattaattttaaccctttagtgttcacattattctgccataattaatgcttttttatccacattgttttgaactaatcatgcattatcgtgtagctatgagattttgatgaggtagctgttaatctttaaaatgttattgtaGGGTTGGCGTGAAAgactagatctggtcagtttgaacataaaacaggcagaagacttttggccggatatggccggtttaaatgctaaagggttaaatacaacaagaatttagtaaaataacttagttatcactaaactagtgttagaaacataaactgtgactaaggtttggtgggagatcttaattcagaacttttgaaaacaagacatttctactacagagccagaggcagtttcaagcaggttggtatcaaaaggattaaagtatTAATTGAATAAACCTTGTCTGTAATACAGAGTTCACTATATATTACCTTAAGCAAATTCTAAAATCTTGATAGAGAGagcatgtgagtgagagagaaagaaacaaaattgttCAAATTTACTGTATTAGACCAAAGGAATTTTAGTaaacagttatatttatataatcttgatatttatatacatcttacTAAAAGCTATAAAGGACTGTATGTGACCTGAGTGCTACTGGTCACCCATTCTCGCCCTCAACAAACAAATTATCATCACccagtttttttttagttttttttacataaaacaatatttctttgaaattgtttgtgtttttattgtttttattatacagcatgaccgcagccacttggctgaaacccataaataaataaatatatttatatggacaaTAGAAACTGGTGGACATCATGTCCAttggttttattcaacatttgtGTCATTATCTCAGGaatattgattataaaaataaagagtaagtgagagagagagagagaagggggagaaaatttatatatgtatatatatgtgtgagtgtgtatgattagatactcttttactcatttcagtcatttgactgtggccatgctggagcactgcctttagttgaacaatttgactccaggacttattctttgtaagcctagtacttattctatcggctccttTTGCAaaagtgctaagttacggggatgtaaacacaccaacatcggttgtcaagtgatggtgaggggggacaaacacagacacacaaacatcatcatcatcgtttaacatccactttccatgctggcatgggttggatggtttgactgaggactgacttctttcagtttctgtttaccaaatccactcacaaagctttggttggcccgaggctatagtagaagacacttgcccaaggtatcatgtagtgggactgaactcggagccatgtggttgggaagcatgcttctcaccacacagccactcctgcacctaggaccaggcatggctgtgtggtaagaattttgcttcccaaccacatgcatagttctgggttcagtctcactacatggcaccttgaggaagtgtcttctactatagccctgagctgacttAATAGACTGCCAGAGAGGCAAATTAGAgctagtagatagcttctgttatctaggtaaccaagttagtagtggaggtggatgctccgaggGCATAGCTGTATTTTTAATCCATTCATACTCAAGAATGGTCTGACTTGGTTCTTTGtgatcagataataataataaaaaaaaacgatatcaAAAAACAATGGTGATAAGGTTATTTAAGCAATGGGGGAAATGGtaaatgataagaaaaataaattgatctTTAACATgagaatgaaaattgaaaaatgaaaataagaattaaaaagagaaaaggaaaaaatatcagaaaaattaattgcagcgtggaagatgtttgtaagccatttaagaacacacaaaaatccgtaagattcacttcaacatttaaagttaatttgtgtcaaaatattttcgtctcttTGAAACTATGACCCTTTCATTGACAAAACCTCGTGCAGCacgaaagcatatatacatatatatatatatatatatatatatatatatatatatatataNNNNNNNNNNNNNNNNNNNNNNNNNNNNNNNNNNNNNNNNNNNNNNNNNNNNNNNNNNNNNNNNNNNNNNNNNNNNNNNNNNNNNNNNNNNNNNNNNNNNNNNNNNNNNNNNNNNNNNNNNNNNNNNNNNNNNNNNNNNNNNNNNNNNNNNNNNNNNNNNNNNNNNNNNNNNNNNNNNNNNNNNNNNNNNNNNNNNNNNNNNNNNNNNNNNNNNNNNNNNNNNNNNNNNNNNNNNNNNNNNNNNNNNNNNNNNNNNNNNNNNNNNNNNNNNNNNNNNNNNNNNNNNNNNNNNNNNNNNNNNNNNNNNNNNNNNNNNNNNNNNNNNNNNNNNNNNNNNNNNNNNNNNNNNNNNNNNNNNNNNNNNNNNNNNNNNNNNNNNNNNNNNNNNNNNNNNNNNNNNNNNNNNNNNNNNNNNNNNNNNNNNNNNNNNNNNNNNNNNNNNNNNNNNNNNNNNNNNNNNNNNNNNNNNNNNNNNNNNNNNNNNNNNNNNNNNNNNNNNNNNNNNNNNNNNNNNNNNNNNNNNNNNNNNNNNNNNNNNNNNNNNNNNNNNNNNNNNNNNNNNNNNNNNNNNNNNNNNNNNNNNNNNNNNNNNNNNNNNNNNNNNNNNNNNNNNNNNNNNNNNNNNNNNNNNNNNNNNNNNNNNNNNNNNNNNNNNNNNNNNNNNNNNNNNNNNNNNNNNNNNNNNNNNNNNNNNNNNNNNNNNNNNNNNNNNNNNNNNNNNNNNNNNNNNNNNNNNNNNNNNNNNNNNNNNNNNNNNNNNNNNNNNNNNNNNNNNNNNNNNNNNNNNNNNNNNNNNNNNNNNNNNNNNNNNNNNNNNNNNNNNNNNNNNNNNNNNNNNNNNNNNNNNNNNNNNNNNNNNNNNNNNNNNNNNNNNNNNNNNNNNNNNNNNNNNNNNNNNNNNNNNNNNNNNNNNNNNNNNNNNNNNNNNNNNNNNNNNNNNNNNNNNNNNNNNNNNNNNNNNNNNNNNNNNNNNNNNNNNNNNNNNNNNNNNNNNNNNNNNNNNNNNNNNNNNNNNNNNNNNNNNNNNNNNNNNNNNNNNNNNNNNNNNNNNNNNNNNNNNNNNNNNNNNNNNNNNNNNNNNNNNNNNNNNNNNNNNNNNNNNNNNNNNNNNNNNNNNNNNNNNNNNNNNNNNNNNNNNNNNNNNNNNNNNNNNNNNNNNNNNNNNNNNNNNNNNNNNNNNNNNNNNNNNNNNNNNNNNNNNNNNNNNNNNNNNNNNNNNNNNNNNNNNNNNNNNNNNNNNNNNNNNNNNNNNNNNNNNNNNNNNNNNNNNNNNNNNNNNNNNNNNNNNNNNNNNNNNNNNNNNNNNNNNNNNNNNNNNNNNNNNNNNNNNNNNNNNNNNNNNNNNNNNNNNNNNNNNNNNNNNNNNNNNNNNNNNNNNNNNNNNNNNNNNNNNNNNNNNNNNNNNNN from Octopus bimaculoides isolate UCB-OBI-ISO-001 chromosome 14, ASM119413v2, whole genome shotgun sequence encodes:
- the LOC106876398 gene encoding guanosine-3',5'-bis(diphosphate) 3'-pyrophosphohydrolase MESH1; this translates as MEDMLSTVIECANFAAIKHKNQKRKDVEGTPYINHPIGVSYILTNEAGITDPLVIQAALLHDTVEDTDTTLQEIEDHFGKEVAGIVAEVTDDKSLAKAERKKLQIEHAKTSSHRAKLVKLADKLYNLRDLNRSTPVGWTEERVQQYFVWAKKVVRNLAGTNEPMEKALDIIFQERNISELELLN